One genomic window of Aethina tumida isolate Nest 87 chromosome 3, icAetTumi1.1, whole genome shotgun sequence includes the following:
- the LOC109602689 gene encoding heat shock 70 kDa protein cognate 5, with the protein MLSAARVLSRKVADCTRYGLDVGAKRNFSHLRSNATTQIYHPKHDIQARFKSEGVKGAVIGIDLGTTNSCVAVMEGKQAKVIENSEGSRTTPSIVAFSKDGERLVGMPAKRQAVTNSANTFYATKRLIGRRFDDAEVKKDMNNVSYKIVKATNGDAWVQGTDGKMYSPSQIGAFVLVKMKETAEAYLNTKVKNAVVTVPAYFNDSQRQATKDAGQISGLNVLRVINEPTAAALAYGMDKTEDKIIAVYDLGGGTFDISILEIQKGVFEVKSTNGDTFLGGEDFDNVLVNHLVSEFKKEQGIDVTKDPMAMQRLKEAAEKAKIELSSSLQTDVNLPYLTMDASGPKHMNLKLSRAQFEALVGDLIKRTIAPCQKALKDAETQKADVGEVLLVGGMTRMPKVQSTVQEIFGKQPSRAVNPDEAVAVGAAVQGGVLAGDVTDVLLLDVTPLSLGIETLGGVFTRLINRNTTIPTKKSQVFSTAADGQTQVEIKVHQGEREMASDNKMLGQFSLVGIPPAPRGVPQIEVTFDIDANGIVHVSARDKGTGKEQQIVIQSSGGLSKDEIENMVRNAEQYAQADKVKKDRVEAVNQAEGIVHDTETKMEEYKDQLPKEECDKMKEEIAKVREMLAKKDDVDPEEIRKVTSTLQQSSLKLFEMAYKKMASERESSSGQSGEQQQQQQEKKEEKN; encoded by the exons ATGCTGTCCGCTGCCCGTGTGCTCAGCCGAAAGGTCGCCGACTGCACGAGATACGGCCTGGATGTCGGAGCCAAAAGAAATTTCAGTCATCTAAGGAGCAAC GCCACCACGCAAATATACCACCCGAAACATGACATCCAAGCACGTTTCAA GTCGGAAGGCGTTAAGGGGGCAGTCATCGGTATTGATTTGGGTACAACAAATTCCTGTGTGGCCGTCATGGAAGGCAAACAAGCGAAAGTCATTGAAAACTCGGAGGGCTCTCGCACCACCCCATCCATTGTGGCATTCAGCAAAGATGGTGAGAGGTTAGTGGGCATGCCGGCCAAGCGACAGGCAGTCACCAACTCCGCCAACACATTCTACGCCACAAAACGTCTCATTGGGCGTCGTTTCGACGATGCTGAGGTCAAGAAAGACATGAACAATGTCTCCTACAAAATAGTCAAGGCCACTAACGGAGATGCCTGGGTGCAGGGTACTGATGGCAAAATGTACTCCCCCAGTCAAATTGGAGCCTTCGTGCTGGTCAAAATGAAGGAGACAGCTGAGGCATATTTGAACACCAAAGTTAAGAATGCTGTCGTAACCGTGCCAGCTTACTTTAACGACTCACAACGTCAGGCCACCAAGGATGCCGGACAGATTTCTGGCTTGAATGTTTTGAGAGTCATCAACGAGCCGACCGCCGCCGCTTTAGCCTACGGAATGGACAAAACCGAAGATAAAAT CATTGCTGTGTACGATCTGGGCGGCGGTACCTTCGACATATCCATCCTCGAAATCCAGAAGGGCGTGTTCGAGGTGAAATCGACGAACGGCGACACGTTCCTCGGCGGCGAGGACTTCGACAACGTGCTCGTCAACCACCTGGTGTCCGAGTTCAAGAAGGAGCAGGGCATCGACGTGACCAAGGACCCGATGGCCATGCAGCGACTGAAGGAGGCGGCCGAAAAGGCCAAGATCGAACTGTCCTCGTCCCTGCAGACCGACGTCAACCTGCCCTATCTGACGATGGACGCCTCTGGTCCCAAGCACATGAACCTGAAGCTGAGCCGTGCCCAGTTTGAAGCTCTGGTCGGTGATCTGATCAAGAGGACCATCGCACCGTGCCAGAAGGCGCTGAAGGATGCGGAAACGCAGAAGGCCGATGTGGGAGAGGTGTTGCTGGTTGGTGGTATGACCAGGATGCCCAAGGTGCAATCTACCGTGCAGGAAATCTTCGGCAAGCAACCTAGCAGGGCCGTCAACCCCGATGAGGCTGTGGCTGTCG GTGCTGCCGTGCAGGGTGGAGTATTGGCCGGCGACGTGACGGACGTGCTCCTCCTCGACGTAACTCCCCTGTCCCTCGGTATCGAAACGTTGGGCGGCGTCTTCACCAGGTTGATCAACAGGAACACGACCATCCCCACGAAGAAGAGCCAGGTGTTCTCCACGGCGGCCGACGGTCAGACCCAGGTCGAAATCAAGGTCCACCAGGGCGAACGTGAAATGGCCAGCGACAACAAGATGCTCGGCCAGTTCTCGCTGGTCGGCATCCCGCCAGCGCCCCGTGGCGTCCCCCAAATTGAAGTCACCTTCGATATTGATGCCAACGGTATCGTCCACGTGTCCGCCAGAGATAAGGGCACTGGAAAGGAGCAACAAA TCGTGATCCAGTCCAGCGGCGGTCTCAGCAAGGACGAGATCGAGAACATGGTACGCAACGCCGAACAGTACGCACAAGCCGACAAGGTGAAGAAGGACCGCGTCGAGGCCGTCAATCAGGCGGAGGGCATCGTCCACGACACCGAAACCAAAATGGAGGAGTACAAGGATCAGCTGCCGAAGGAGGAGTGCGACAAGATGAAGGAGGAGATCGCCAAGGTGCGGGAGATGCTCGCCAAGAAGGACGACGTAGACCCGGAGGAGATTCGCAAGGTCACCAGCACGTTACAACAGTCTTCACTTAAATTGTTCGAAATGGCATACAAAAAG atggCATCCGAACGTGAAAGCAGTAGTGGACAGTCAGGAGAACAACAGCAACAGCAACAGGAAAAGAAAGAAGAGAAGAACTAA
- the LOC109602682 gene encoding protein spartin isoform X1: protein MAEKMGNASSVWEQTYKEIECKHNLVFRTIEEAITLEEREKPNEAIAKYKEGIEYIDQALNIQVTCPENPDVTWEKACVMIQKIKKTRAEVSMRIHSIQSAPGFTPSVEDAPPSYDEVMSNASESDLPRTYHELAEALNDLSVDSNSLEEEVIYVCEGIRIYFIRANGEVESVRDPQTLKISWVDGNEVNAPKAILQVGAWVYPLVPGVSPCYRTDYGAFVLPNVEEPGGSIGLILPSEADSDVYDILENILHGIISTDTTTLPRTTKPQEADTSTKISNTIVNGGWFLSQALVKGAEKAGELLNYTTPKLIDHMDRAPEPTAVPRKLSKGMQIAENATCKAAEVTGFVADKVGIATMKLGQFLAPHIQKGGTKLLSSGLNMSEQEASNKMQGVLTVAAGAVEGFTTVYRGLETSASILGNNLKNNTVKIVQHKYGTDAGEFTDTSLNTVGNVYNISKNAKIITPKGLAKKTGKDMGRAVINSYAHRRHPHRSSLPGPSRMQGTYQRLSPSEEDHGASNGLLKADESKSELHKTDKE from the exons ATGGCCGAAAAAATGGGCAACGCTTCGAGTGTTTGGGAACAGACGTACAAGGAAATCGAATGTAAGCACAATTTGGTATTCAGGACCATAGAGGAGGCGATAACGCTGGAGGAACGTGAAAAACCAAACGAG GCCATAGCGAAATACAAGGAGGGCATCGAATACATCGACCAGGCATTAAACATCCAGGTGACGTGTCCCGAAAACCCCGACGTAACATGGGAGAAGGCCTGTGTCATGATTCAAAAGATCAAAAAGACGAGAGCCGAAGTATCTATGAGAATACACAGCATTCAGTCAGCACCTGGTTTCACACCAAGTGTGGAGGACGCCCCCCCCTCTTACGATGAAGTCATGTCCAACGCCTCAGAAAGTGACCTACCCAGGACCTACCATGAGCTAGCTGAGGCCCTAAATGACCTAAGTGTTGACTCCAACAGCTTGGAAGAGGAGGTCATCTACGTGTGCGAGGGAATACGCATTTACTTCATCAGGGCTAACGGTGAGGTGGAGTCAGTTAGGGACCCACAGACTTTGAAGATCTCCTGGGTTGATGGCAATGAAGTGAATGCTCCTAAGGCCATCCTGCAGGTCGGAGCTTGGGTTTACCCTTTGGTGCCTGGAGTTTCACCTTGTTACAGGACTGACTATGGGGCCTTTGTGTTGCCCAACGTTGAAGAGCCAG gtGGCTCAATTGGACTAATATTGCCTTCAGAGGCTGACTCTGATGTGTATGACATCTTGGAAAACATACTCCATGGAATAATAAGCACAGACACCACAACACTACCTAGGACCACCAAGCCCCAGGAGGCTGACACCAGCACAAAGATATCAAATACAATAGTCAATGGTGGCTGGTTTCTGTCCCAGGCTTTGGTGAAAGGCGCCGAAAAAGCTGGAGAACTCCTCAACTACACAACCCCCAAGCTCATAGACCACATGGATCGAGCCCCTGAGCCCACAGCAGTGCCCAGGAAATTATCCAAGGGGATGCAAATAGCTGAAAACGCCACTTGTAAGGCTGCTGAGGTCACCGGATTTGTgg CTGACAAAGTGGGTATAGCCACAATGAAGCTGGGGCAATTTCTGGCACCGCACATACAAAAAGGTGGCACTAAACTTCTGTCCTCTGGCTTAAACATGAGTGAACAGGAGGCTTCCAATAAAATGCAGGGGGTGTTAACAGTGGCTGCTGGAGCAGTTGAGGGCTTCACCACAGTTTACAGGGGCTTAGAAACGTCCGCCTCAATATTGGGGAACAACTTGAAAAACAACACCGTTAAAATCGTTCAACACAA GTATGGAACTGATGCTGGAGAATTCACTGATACGTCTCTAAATACTGTGGGTAATGTCTACAACATAAGCAAAAATGCTAAGATCATAACACCAAAGGGCCTGGCCAAAAAAACTGGTAAAGACATGGGTAGAGCGGTGATTAATTCGTACGCACATCGTCGCCATCCTCACCGAAGTTCATTACCAG gtccTTCAAGGATGCAAGGAACTTATCAGAGATTGAGTCCGAGTGAAGAGGACCATGGAGCTAGTAATGGGTTGCTGAAGGCTGATGAGTCGAAGTCAGAATTACATAAGACCGACAAAGAATGA
- the LOC109602682 gene encoding protein spartin isoform X2, protein MAEKMGNASSVWEQTYKEIECKHNLVFRTIEEAITLEEREKPNEAIAKYKEGIEYIDQALNIQVTCPENPDVTWEKACVMIQKIKKTRAEVSMRIHSIQSAPGFTPSVEDAPPSYDEVMSNASESDLPRTYHELAEALNDLSVDSNSLEEEVIYVCEGIRIYFIRANGEVESVRDPQTLKISWVDGNEVNAPKAILQVGAWVYPLVPGVSPCYRTDYGAFVLPNVEEPGGSIGLILPSEADSDVYDILENILHGIISTDTTTLPRTTKPQEADTSTKISNTIVNGGWFLSQALVKGAEKAGELLNYTTPKLIDHMDRAPEPTAVPRKLSKGMQIAENATCKAAEVTGFVADKVGIATMKLGQFLAPHIQKGGTKLLSSGLNMSEQEASNKMQGVLTVAAGAVEGFTTVYRGLETSASILGNNLKNNTVKIVQHKYGTDAGEFTDTSLNTVGNVYNISKNAKIITPKGLAKKTGPSRMQGTYQRLSPSEEDHGASNGLLKADESKSELHKTDKE, encoded by the exons ATGGCCGAAAAAATGGGCAACGCTTCGAGTGTTTGGGAACAGACGTACAAGGAAATCGAATGTAAGCACAATTTGGTATTCAGGACCATAGAGGAGGCGATAACGCTGGAGGAACGTGAAAAACCAAACGAG GCCATAGCGAAATACAAGGAGGGCATCGAATACATCGACCAGGCATTAAACATCCAGGTGACGTGTCCCGAAAACCCCGACGTAACATGGGAGAAGGCCTGTGTCATGATTCAAAAGATCAAAAAGACGAGAGCCGAAGTATCTATGAGAATACACAGCATTCAGTCAGCACCTGGTTTCACACCAAGTGTGGAGGACGCCCCCCCCTCTTACGATGAAGTCATGTCCAACGCCTCAGAAAGTGACCTACCCAGGACCTACCATGAGCTAGCTGAGGCCCTAAATGACCTAAGTGTTGACTCCAACAGCTTGGAAGAGGAGGTCATCTACGTGTGCGAGGGAATACGCATTTACTTCATCAGGGCTAACGGTGAGGTGGAGTCAGTTAGGGACCCACAGACTTTGAAGATCTCCTGGGTTGATGGCAATGAAGTGAATGCTCCTAAGGCCATCCTGCAGGTCGGAGCTTGGGTTTACCCTTTGGTGCCTGGAGTTTCACCTTGTTACAGGACTGACTATGGGGCCTTTGTGTTGCCCAACGTTGAAGAGCCAG gtGGCTCAATTGGACTAATATTGCCTTCAGAGGCTGACTCTGATGTGTATGACATCTTGGAAAACATACTCCATGGAATAATAAGCACAGACACCACAACACTACCTAGGACCACCAAGCCCCAGGAGGCTGACACCAGCACAAAGATATCAAATACAATAGTCAATGGTGGCTGGTTTCTGTCCCAGGCTTTGGTGAAAGGCGCCGAAAAAGCTGGAGAACTCCTCAACTACACAACCCCCAAGCTCATAGACCACATGGATCGAGCCCCTGAGCCCACAGCAGTGCCCAGGAAATTATCCAAGGGGATGCAAATAGCTGAAAACGCCACTTGTAAGGCTGCTGAGGTCACCGGATTTGTgg CTGACAAAGTGGGTATAGCCACAATGAAGCTGGGGCAATTTCTGGCACCGCACATACAAAAAGGTGGCACTAAACTTCTGTCCTCTGGCTTAAACATGAGTGAACAGGAGGCTTCCAATAAAATGCAGGGGGTGTTAACAGTGGCTGCTGGAGCAGTTGAGGGCTTCACCACAGTTTACAGGGGCTTAGAAACGTCCGCCTCAATATTGGGGAACAACTTGAAAAACAACACCGTTAAAATCGTTCAACACAA GTATGGAACTGATGCTGGAGAATTCACTGATACGTCTCTAAATACTGTGGGTAATGTCTACAACATAAGCAAAAATGCTAAGATCATAACACCAAAGGGCCTGGCCAAAAAAACTG gtccTTCAAGGATGCAAGGAACTTATCAGAGATTGAGTCCGAGTGAAGAGGACCATGGAGCTAGTAATGGGTTGCTGAAGGCTGATGAGTCGAAGTCAGAATTACATAAGACCGACAAAGAATGA